The following are from one region of the Vitis riparia cultivar Riparia Gloire de Montpellier isolate 1030 chromosome 9, EGFV_Vit.rip_1.0, whole genome shotgun sequence genome:
- the LOC117922391 gene encoding 40S ribosomal protein SA, whose protein sequence is MATPTRTLSQKEQDIQMMLAAEVHLGTKNCNFQMERYVFKRRNDGIYIINLGKTWEKLQLAARVIVAIENPKDIIVQSARPYGQRAVLKFAQYTGAHAIAGRHTPGTFTNQLQTSFSEPRLLILTDPRTDHQPIKEAALGNIPTIAFCDTDSPMRYVDIGIPANNKGKHSIGCLFWLLARMVLQMRRTIAPGHKWDVMVDLFFYREPEEPKEQEGDEVVAAPDYGITDYQATALGGLGGGDWGAPITDAPQWGADAPAVAPIPAVPGSNWGDAAPLPSAVPIATDGWDAAAAPPVPGPPPVVEGVPPTPSWE, encoded by the exons ATGGCGACTCCCACTAGAACTCTATCTCAGAAGGAACAGGACATACAGATGATGCTCGCCGCCGAGGTTCACCTCGGAACCAAGAACTGTAACTTCCAGATGGAACGTTACGTCTTCAAGCGCCGCAATGATG GGATTTACATCATCAACCTTGGAAAAACATGGGAGAAGCTGCAGCTTGCAGCCAGGGTGATTGTTGCGATTGAGAACCCTAAGGACATCATTGTCCAGTCTGCTAGGCCCTATGGGCAGAGGGCAGTTTTGAAGTTTGCTCAGTACACTGGTGCTCATGCGATTGCTGGAAGGCACACACCAGGTACATTCACCAATCAGCTCCAGACATCTTTCAGTGAGCCCCGTCTTCTCATCCTCACCGACCCAAGAACTGATCACCAG CCTATTAAGGAAGCTGCACTAGGAAACATTCCAACTATCGCTTTCTGTGACACTGATTCCCCTATGCGGTACGTTGACATTGGTATCCCAGCCAATAACAAGGGAAAGCACAGCATTGGCTGTCTGTTCTGGCTGTTGGCAAGGATGGTTCTGCAGATGCGTCGCACTATTGCTCCTGGACACAAGTGGGATGTGATG GTGGATCTGTTTTTCTACAGGGAGCCTGAGGAGCCGAAGGAACAAGAAGGGGATGAAGTGGTTGCTGCCCCAGATTATGGAATAACAGATTACCAAGCCACAGCACTTGGTGGTCTCGGCGGCGGTGATTGGGGTGCCCCAATTACTGATGCCCCCCAGTGGGGCGCTGATGCGCCTGCAGTGGCTCCCATTCCTGCAGTTCCAGGAAGCAATTGGGGGGATGCAG CTCCATTGCCAAGTGCAGTTCCAATTGCAACAGATGGATGGGATGCTGCAGCTGCACCACCAGTACCAGGCCCCCCCCCAGTAGTTGAAGGTGTTCCTCCTACTCCCAGCTGGGAGTGA